ACTGCAAAGGTTCTGATATGTTTTATGTGCTCAAACTCAGTTAGCATTTTCCTAACTACTATTAAATGTTAACCGGATAGGTGACCTTTTTGTGAAAGACCTGGATTAGTAAAATTTTTTGCCCCAGCTTTCCTTGGATTCTGAAAATGCAGTTTAATCCCAGCAGGATTATAGATATATACTATATAGgaagtaactgcagtgtacttcagtaaaaatgtagatgtagttaaaaaaaaaagtttagtacacaaagtttcctgagaaacaggacattttggacaaaagtccttcatAAGCTGTGCAAGCAAACTGCTTCAGAGGTTGTAAGAGGTTTCTGATGAAAGGTCCTGTTTCTCATTTATCCTTCTATATATCTacatatatttactgtatatctataatctgtatgtatgcatgtatgtatgtatgtatgtatgtatgtatgtatctatctatctatctatctatctatctagggAGGGATCACCATTAAGATAAGattagatggatggattagAGAGGAGTGTTCACTTTTACGCACACCTTGCAATTTCAACAAGGTCATGATcgcattttatttatcttctaTCCAGTCATGTGAGAATCGAAATGTTCTTGGTATgactcagcagcagcagttctCTAGCCTCTTTCCTTTCCACTTCAGTTAGCTGCACCTACAGAATCTCCTCACGGCTGTTGGGTCAGCAGCATTATTCATGTCATTGGAAATTTAGGGGAGCTTACAGCCATCGAAAGGTCCTATTACTGTATCCGCAGGTTGAGCAATTTTAGAAGTCCTTGGTTCTTATCTGGTCAGGGACAGGGACAGCCAATATAACACAGTATCATGGATGAAAAGGCTACCATGACTGCAGTAGTATATCCACTTCACTGACAATCAATAAGTGAATGTTAGCATTTCAGCAGATACTCACCCACTAAGCACAGTCACCATGTATAGGCCCATTTTCCTGAAGATATCCCAGTCCTCTACCTCAATGATCTTAGCAGCAATCAGAAATAGGATACCCACTGGCATGTAACTACAAAATCAAAAGCAAGAACACTGTCATCAGGActtaagatttaaaaacaaatttattaaGTATTactattgtatattgtataatgaAGCATTAAAGAAAAAGTACTGACCACATAATGATTTGGACCAGTCTCATAGTAGCCTCATTCAGGGCATCAAAAAACTCTAGCAGGATACGTCCCCGTTCCCCCATTTTGCCAATGACCAGTCCAAAcgcaacacaaaacacaatgatGCCAAGAACATTGATGCCGTCTGAGTACGTACCCACTATAGTGTAGTCTTTAGTCAGGTTCTGTTAAAAATAGGCAGACAGATATATTATGGGTGCTACTGTCCAAAACAATGATTCACCTGTATCTGAAGTCTTCCATCTGTGTTACTTTAGAAgagagatttctttttttttttaactagaacTTGTGTTTTTTAACTATAACTGTTTTCCCATTTACCTGTGCAACAGTTGTCAATATGGTGGTTAAAGGTGGGAATGCTGTTGTAACCATATTACTGGTGTTTGATACAGGCGGTTCTATCTCCTTGCGCTGGGTCTTGTACTGAAGGAGAGATATACATGGTTAcatagttcattcattcattcattcattcattcattcattcaagatCTATCAGTTACCTGCTGAAAACATGCCTGCACCAGATTCTCTGGAAACATATtcctaatgaaataaaaataagatagGTATTAAATAGAAATGGCACCGATCAAATCCCCTCAACTGGCCAACACcagcaaaaaatggtggatcggatatcagagaagaaaaaaacaaatttgttctgatcctgtaacaaatatAACCTGAACTGTCAAACATAACAATATAAAGCAGAGTAAAGCAGGTCATGTGATAACAAGATAAGCCATGAGGCCTAGCGCTAAGAACAGCAAGAGTgactaaaaataatcattttaaagcttagtagtttttaaagaaaaatcaatatcagatgacactcaaggtttcagtatcagtatcagagtTCTTAGATTTGTCATTAAACATGAGGAATGCTTAAATAATGAGGAACTAGTTACCTGATAagatccatcagagtgtcagCAGTGGTGACATTTGGAGTGGATCCAGCTCGGTCAATATTGTCTGCTGTCTGAGAGACTCCAGGTTTAATAGTTGTTACCAAGATTATACCTGTTGGGGATATTAGGTTTTTGagtgaaatgttttaatgtagAACACAAATGTTCTCTACATCATCattaaaaaggatttttaatTGTGTTCCTGTTGCTCACCAAGGATGACAGCTATGATCGTGGTGGAGAAATAATAGATGACTGCATGGAGTCCAATGCGGCCTGACACTTCTGAATCCAGAGCTGCTACTCCTGCAGGAGAAAAGGTTTATTGTCAGTTTTTTTCATAGTAATGTtagcattttgtttaaataataactttcactcaaaatgaatataaaataactaGACTGGCGCAAAAATTGTGCAACAATAAAGATTTATTTGCACACTAGGGATAGAAATATCATATTGCAATTGGATTTCTGCATATTTTGACTATGATACAGTATGTCTTGCACATTATTTAAAGCAAGCACATTGATGAACATTTTAGTAATTGGCCTGCATTATTTGGAGCAATGCTGGACCATATCAATGGTGGGATTCATCAACACCCACTGTAACATCAATCTGATACCTCTGAGAATGATCAGAATGGTCACGGCGCACAATGTATTATGTATTGTTTCAAAGAACAACACACTACATACTGGATAATGTGATACTGTGATAATGAATAACAAACACTATATTACTCAGCCCAACCTGTTTGCATCAGTGAGGCCTGACCTTACttgaatgtttattttcagtataGTTGTCTACACTGCAAGGTTTATCATTACATGAGCTTCTTTTCACCTGATATGTGGCTTTTTCATGGCCTTTCTGTCAGCTATTTTTCCTGTACACTCTGATAAAGGCTGATAATTATGTACCATCAGCAGCAGCCGCAGCAGTAAGAGCAGCTCTATTGAGTGGAGGATTTGTTTACCTTACTAAATACTACTGCATAGACTACTCACTCAACCGTGTATTTTAACACAGTTGAGTATTTAACCACCTCCATGTTAAAAAAAGGTAACTCCATTTAAATTGTAAGGCtacagtgaaataataatataaaaagtttaaattttaGATTAATTTATGCAATATAGTATACTGCTGCAGTTGAAATTTCTTAAAGTTgcggtttgtaatttttatatgtatttctaGACCTTTTGGCCCTTTTTTTTCGAAAAGGAAATTCACAAGGCATACATAATAGTTTTAACAGAGGCGGTGGGGTTGGTTTAGAAGAAAGTGAAAGGCCTGTTCGATGTTTACATTTTCAACTGCAAATCAGTTTGCAGGGAGCAGACGGCTCTAAAAACTACAAACTGCCCCTTTAACTACTGGGCATAATTTGACAAATGTGGCATGCAGTTTTAGTCATGCTAATGGGTGCTTCCATTACCTtctacaatttaatttaattacctTACAACCTTTCCAGTATTTCCAGTGAGAAAGCATCTGAGGTTTTACAtgttatcatatttattataaactaGATAACTAGATTGTTACCTGTTATCATGCTGGAGATTATGAGGGGTAAGATAACGAGCTTTAGCATTCTCATCAGGAGCTCTCCAGGGAAACCAAAGTATTGCTTGTCAAGGTTGGAGAGTGCAGCATATTCCCTTACTAACACACCCAGTCCAATTCCTGAAAAAGGAatgtgtgacacacacaaacacacacagagagaagttTTTCATGAATAGTAGTAAAATTCCACACAAGTACTAAAATATTACATGAGCTTTTTCTGGTTGATTAGTCATGGGTAATTCAGTAAAACAAACTTTTGCTTTATATCAGTAAGCTCTCAGGAATGATCCCTTGAGGAGAGGACTGTTGTCTGTTTTGCTCTCCGATTAGTTAAAAAGTGAAGGGATGTTCAAATCCCACTCAAGCTGTTAACAAGAACAAACTTTTCCAGTATTGGTACAATCTATTGAAAGCAAAGTCATCAGATGTGCACACAGATCTTTATGCAGACAAAACTGCTACTATATCAAAAAAAACGAGCACTGCAATCATTAAAAGCTCTGTGTAATGACTCATATTGAAGCCTGGAATGATAAATGCTTATGTGAATGAGTCTCCTACACTGAATTACGGTCATAGTGATGAAATACTGGGAAATTCCTGTCTTTACAGTAAATATCCTGACAGCACATCCAAGTTACTTTGAGCTCCTGAATAAAATGATTGAGTAATAAAAGATCATGGAGACTTATTCATATCTTTGGAATCCCAAATTTTATTCCAAGTAACGTTATCACAGAGGAATTAGTCTTACTGCATAATCCCAGATATGAAAGTATGACGCTTGATATGCTTGGCATAGATAGCTGATAATAGTGGATGGTACATTCTTACAGGAAGTACATTTTAGAATCATATGTGATATTTGACTAAATAATATAtcacaattttaaataatagttcTGATAGGCTAGGGAGAGtttatctgttaaaaaaatcatcacacacttgtcTCATACTTCTCAGTTATTAAATAATCTCCAATAGACATGCTTATGTGGTGTCTTATACTGTATGATACACTGACGAATATAAAAACGCTGTCTTTTGAGTTAAGTGTGTGATTAATTAGACAAAATGAACCTAATGAAATGTCCTACTTGTTAACAACATTGGGCTCATAACAAAAGAACTAGCCTTTGGGCACCAAACATGTGTAGCTGATATATTTTGAAAGGGGAAAACTGTATACAAATAATTTTTGGATAAACTATAACTTCAGTAATAACCAATAGGTATTTTTTCCATATATCCTTTAAGACTGTTGAATTACTAGTATTTTGTGCTGTAcagttttttgttaatttttttgtatgctAAGATTTTGAACAATGCGTATTAACTTTATTGTTATACTTTGTAAGTGAATAGCTGCAATAAAGGAATTGCTTAACTGTCAGCTGGGCAATACAGAAATGCAGAACTGTGCGATAGTATGCCTTTATGGGGCAATCAGCAATTTACAGCATCTTACAATTCACTCAGCATGAAATCAGTATAGTAAGACTCTTGTGTCAAACACATGGCAGTACTTCGCAAAGCAGGATATCCACGTATCTAAATATGCCATTTAGTAATACGCAATATATTTTCAATCTAATCAGACcatattcattcatcatcagagAGTCATATACACTTGAATGCCTCTCAACACAACTGATGCCTGTCTTAGTTTTATCTGAGTTGGATATAATACCACACAACATTGTTAGTGACAGTTGTTAGTCACATATTTCAATGGTTACCAAATGGCTAGATTTGGTGTGTGAAAGGTTTTGTTCAGGATGCCTAACCGAACTTTGGTAGTAGTTTTTCCCTTAcctaaaaaaatcacatacatgtTTTTCACCACAATTATTTGAAGAATATGTGATCACATGgtaaaaaaacatgaaggtgcatttcaccatgttaAGTCCTGAAATTGCACATCGCTCAAATCTGCCTGACATGTTgataatatgtgatcacataataaaaccacatgccATCCAGATGTAAAACTAAATTCCCAATAACCAAGCCAGATGCAACAGTGGCAAGCGAAAAACTCCcagagacgacatgaggaagaatccTTGAGAGGAAAATGGAACacatcaataataatacaaattattattcttCCACACCTGTACATTATAAATCAAACAGCACTAAGTGTGTTGAAtcatagtctttatgattacagcagaagtTTTTAGGTACAACTTCAGCGTATCCAAGTGAAGTTTTCCGCTGAGGCAGGGGTTAGTCTTGGGCATACATTGTTCTTGGTAAGTGCAATCTTTGGTGTTTTCATGTAGGACCACTCCCAGCAGGAGAcagtgagtcacaagtgcaagTAATTGAATCATGtgataaaaaaatcaaatgtgtcAACCAAACATTTTATATGTGAATCATATGATGATATGACATGACTTTTCTGCAAGTGTTTCTGTACAATAGACCATTGCAGTAAATATCACTACATAGCTGTGCGGGAGGGCTGCTATTCTAGACAGGTTCAtagtcctgggattttcaaagGCTCACCGTTAACAGAATAATTAAGACCAGCACTGGATGTTAATGTGTAATGAAAAGGACAGTTTTCATTGTCACATGCTGAGTCTAGTCACACTTCTCTGTGGTGGCCACTAAATGTTTGAACAGCCAAGTGAGACAGGGAcaccaacctctctctctcacacacacacacagacacgcccacataCTGAGACCAAGAGAAAACTGATCAGTGATTAATCAGCTATGAACCCAACATACCTGAAATATCTAAAATGCTAGGGCTGTAAATAGCACACTGGTTATTGCAAAGACTGTAGTATGAAGCTACATGGTAcaacaaaagacaaagaaattatAGTGGAAAAGGCATATAAATGTCTCATTTGCCAGCATTATGTCAATGACTGTGATCTGTTGAATGATTTCCACACTACGGACAAATAGTACTCTGTAGAGAGatttaaaaaggagagagagagagagaaggagagtgcTGCAGCTGCAGAAGAATGGAGGTGCTCTCTGTCACTGCATGCTcgcatgcaacacacacaaaaaaccccAGAGGAGACAAAGCAGCCGAAAGACAACATAATTTCTGGAAACATGCAGCTCTTCATCACAGAGCCACCTGTCTTACATTCAGACAGATCTATAATGTTGTAGGAGCCTTACCCAGTAGCACAGAGGCGATGGTTGCTATGAGAACCCAGTTCCTCTTCAGCATGCCTTTCACATCCCTGCCTCTCCGCTCCTTCTTGGCCAACATGTCCATGCTCATAGTCCAAAGCAAGGCACAAAGGCAAATAATCAACCAAAACGTTACTTGCCACCTCTCTGTAGCTCCACTATTCCTCTCAAAAGGCTACACCCGGATGAGCAGCAAGGGAGCTTTTCCAAACGCAGCCGGGGCGGCTTTATAAAGGATGCTGCTGTCAGTTACAACAGGGTGGGGGGTGGGAGGCAGGAGCAGCGAGCGTAAGTGAAGTGTGCgcagaatgagtgtgtgagctgttcAGAAGGATTTGGTGCTCATGATAACCTTTGACCAGATATCCTGGCTGTAGTGCTTGTTTTCTGCAGTGTGACTATAGATTATGTGGGGGTGGATGTTATGCCACCTTTTTACACAGAAGGCTGTTATAGAAGGGTGTTTATTATTTCGTTGTTTATATATTCTTTTCTGAGGGtagtttattttttctatttaaaaaatgttaattgggTAGTTTCTGCTTTCAGTACTAGTTTCTGAAGGTTCAGTAATCTTTGTGAACTGAACCCAACATCTAACATCTTtcattaaaaagacaaaacctGTGAGCATTATCTTGTAATAGACTAGGCAAACTAAATTTgaacataaatacaatataaacacaaagaaGGAGATTTGACAAAATTGTCACATTTTGGAGAAATGTGCTGCATTTTGGAGAAATGTATACAATAACCAAATTTGCAGCCTCTCTGCTCAGTCTTGTTAAGATAACTGATAGCTGaaacacatttgcttacatcaCTGTGTTTTGCTGAATGGGCTTTCTGGTctgaaaaattttaattattgcaAATGAAAAAACCTGTTTTAGTTCAACATTGAAATATACAGGGTTAAATAGATCACTTAGGAAATGCAATCCAGCActgttataaattatataacttAAATGTAATCAGTAACCTTTTAGATTACATTAAAAGCCTCATCTAAACTCAACCAATCCACTTCTGAAGTAATGAGTTTATTTGTGCTCCATAATTCTGTAACCTGACAGCTCTTCTcctgaaaacataaaaaaatacaaaagctgGAGATTTTCCCTGAAATTTTGTAATAATTGATACCACACATtccacagtgacatcacagtACAAAAACATAGCACTTTATGGCATGCCAGTTAAACATTACATAATTTTTCTATGGCACCTTCATTTTGTTAGAGAAAGGTGTGTCGAGCCTTTACCAAAACAATACTCATATTAGTACGATACCAGGAAATAAAAGGCCTGTAAGTGTGGATTAGATATACTAATTCTAATTTACAATtctaatatacaaataataattattttgattttgatcacctggattttttttttttaatttgatgatTAACACCAAAGCATGTGCATAGTTTTCATTTTGTAGGGCTACAGTTTATAATGCAATTATCAAAGACCTTCCTGTTCAGAAACCAGTGGCAGTGATATGGTGATGTATACTGCCCCCATGTGCCAGAGAACATGTGGCAAATAATGAACTGTTAAAGATCCTGGCTCcttaaatccattattattattattattattattattattattattattattattatgtttttttttaccattacaCTACAAAGCAATGAGTGCATTTGCAATTGTGCTCTGTGACATGATACAAATCTCTATAccaaataatttgtaaattacTGTGAGATATTTTATGTTGTAGGCAACATCTCAGCTGGTTAAAGATGTGTACACATGCATGGATGCATTAGCTTACTGTAAGGGTCCGTGTAAgactttacatatttatttatattttatattcatcttGGCAGGCAATTCAGCTGCATTCAAATCACTCTCCTATGTAATAGCACCTAGACAGATGCAATTAAGACATGCTGTATTCCTAACGTGCTCAAACAAATATGTCCTCTCATAATAAACCTTTTTTCTACCCTTCTTCATGCCTCAGTTTCCTTTTCTGTGTAGCGGTTAGTTGAGCTTTTTGCTTAGCCATTTCTTTCAATATTAACCAGTGGTTAGCCTCTTCACTTGATTGA
This genomic interval from Pangasianodon hypophthalmus isolate fPanHyp1 chromosome 4, fPanHyp1.pri, whole genome shotgun sequence contains the following:
- the slc1a1 gene encoding excitatory amino acid transporter 3, which produces MSMDMLAKKERRGRDVKGMLKRNWVLIATIASVLLGIGLGVLVREYAALSNLDKQYFGFPGELLMRMLKLVILPLIISSMITGVAALDSEVSGRIGLHAVIYYFSTTIIAVILGIILVTTIKPGVSQTADNIDRAGSTPNVTTADTLMDLIRNMFPENLVQACFQQYKTQRKEIEPPVSNTSNMVTTAFPPLTTILTTVAQNLTKDYTIVGTYSDGINVLGIIVFCVAFGLVIGKMGERGRILLEFFDALNEATMRLVQIIMCYMPVGILFLIAAKIIEVEDWDIFRKMGLYMVTVLSGLAIHAIIFLPLIYFVFVRKNPFTFALGMAQALLTALMISSSSATLPVTFRCAEENNRIDKRITRFVLPVGATINMDGTALYEAVAAIFIAQLNGLDLDVGQIVTISITATVASIGAAGVPNAGLVTMVIVLTAVGLPATDVTLIVAVDWLIDRFRTMVNVLGDAFGAGIVQKLSKRELERMDLTSDVDVANPFALETTLDDEECEKKSYVNGGFTVDKSDAISFTETSQF